The following are encoded in a window of Rhizobium sp. WYJ-E13 genomic DNA:
- a CDS encoding zinc-dependent alcohol dehydrogenase family protein produces the protein MSTMKAALVEAQNAEFTIAEIAKPVAQAGQILVRIKAAALNPLDLKIRAGEAAHARHPLPAILGIDMAGIVEAVGPGVTGFRPGDEVYGMTGGVGGLQGSLAEFAAVDADLVALKPRNLSMRGVAALPLIAITAWEGLEERTQVRAGHKVLVIGGGGGVGHIAVQMAVAAGAEVYAVDGGSKADYISSIGATPIDYAVETVDDYVARYTDGRGFDIVYDTIGGKGLDAAFQAVAKFGHVVTSLGWGTHSLAPLSFKGATYSGVFTLAPLLTGEDRAHHGDILRHIATRVEAGTLMPNLDPRPFSLAEVGDAYRLLESREAEGKVVVEI, from the coding sequence ATGAGCACGATGAAAGCAGCACTTGTCGAAGCACAGAATGCCGAATTCACTATTGCCGAGATCGCAAAGCCTGTTGCCCAGGCGGGCCAGATCCTCGTCCGCATCAAGGCCGCGGCGCTCAATCCGCTGGATCTGAAGATCAGAGCGGGCGAAGCCGCACATGCCCGTCACCCGCTGCCCGCCATTCTCGGCATCGACATGGCCGGGATCGTCGAAGCGGTCGGCCCCGGTGTGACAGGCTTTCGCCCCGGTGACGAGGTCTATGGCATGACCGGCGGCGTGGGCGGGTTGCAGGGATCGCTTGCCGAATTCGCAGCCGTCGATGCCGATCTCGTCGCGCTGAAGCCGCGCAATCTTTCCATGCGCGGGGTCGCTGCGCTGCCGCTGATCGCGATCACCGCCTGGGAAGGTCTTGAGGAACGCACACAGGTGAGAGCGGGCCACAAGGTGCTGGTCATCGGCGGCGGCGGTGGCGTCGGCCATATCGCCGTGCAGATGGCCGTTGCCGCCGGTGCCGAGGTCTATGCCGTCGATGGCGGTTCGAAGGCCGACTATATCAGCAGTATCGGTGCGACACCGATCGACTATGCGGTCGAGACGGTCGATGATTATGTTGCCCGATATACGGACGGCAGAGGCTTCGACATCGTCTACGACACAATCGGCGGCAAGGGTCTCGATGCCGCCTTCCAGGCCGTCGCCAAGTTCGGCCATGTGGTCACGAGCCTCGGCTGGGGTACGCATTCGCTGGCGCCGCTGTCCTTCAAGGGCGCCACCTATTCCGGCGTCTTCACGCTGGCACCGCTCCTGACCGGCGAGGACCGCGCCCATCATGGCGATATCCTCAGGCATATAGCCACACGCGTCGAAGCCGGAACGCTGATGCCGAATCTCGACCCGCGGCCGTTCTCTCTCGCGGAGGTAGGCGACGCCTACCGGCTGCTGGAAAGCCGGGAGGCCGAAGGCAAGGTCGTCGTCGAAATCTAG